The Halorientalis sp. IM1011 genome window below encodes:
- a CDS encoding glycosyltransferase family 4 protein: MRVLNIVTNHDSQFFRTQVDRLRDRGVEADVLAVPGHNEANSVHGDGDRTRSVTDYLRFLPGVLQRSFGQYDLLHANYGLTAPAAVAQPNLPTVLSLWGSDLMGSAGWFVRPFAARVDEVVVMSDRMAAELDRDCHVVPHGVDLSLFQPEPQQRARDRLGWAHDPTIVLFPYPPSRDVKNYPRAERIVAATRDRVDGEVDLRIPSGVPHSEMPTYMNAADALLVTSKREGSPNTVKEALACNCPVVSTPVGDVPERLDGVRLSAVGGTDEELVEGLVAALEAGANSNGREAVRDLGLDATAERLHGVYERVLDGQS; the protein is encoded by the coding sequence ATGCGCGTGTTGAACATCGTCACGAACCACGACTCGCAGTTCTTCCGGACCCAGGTCGATCGGTTGCGGGACCGCGGCGTCGAGGCCGACGTGCTCGCCGTTCCGGGGCACAACGAGGCCAACTCCGTCCACGGGGACGGCGACCGAACCCGGTCGGTGACGGACTACCTCCGTTTTCTCCCCGGCGTTCTCCAGCGCTCGTTCGGGCAGTACGACCTCCTCCACGCGAACTACGGGCTGACGGCCCCGGCGGCGGTCGCCCAGCCGAACCTGCCGACCGTGCTCTCGCTGTGGGGGTCGGATCTCATGGGATCGGCCGGCTGGTTCGTCCGCCCCTTCGCCGCCCGCGTCGACGAGGTCGTCGTCATGTCCGACCGGATGGCGGCCGAACTGGACCGGGACTGCCACGTCGTGCCCCACGGCGTGGATCTGTCACTCTTCCAGCCCGAACCGCAGCAACGCGCCCGCGATCGACTGGGCTGGGCACACGACCCGACGATCGTCCTCTTCCCGTACCCGCCCTCGCGTGACGTGAAGAACTACCCCCGCGCCGAACGGATCGTGGCGGCCACCCGCGACCGGGTCGACGGCGAGGTCGACCTGCGAATCCCGTCGGGCGTTCCCCACAGCGAGATGCCGACCTACATGAACGCCGCCGACGCCCTCCTCGTGACCTCGAAGCGGGAGGGGTCGCCCAACACCGTCAAGGAGGCGCTGGCCTGTAACTGCCCCGTGGTCTCGACCCCGGTGGGGGACGTCCCGGAACGCCTCGACGGCGTCCGCCTCTCGGCGGTGGGCGGGACCGACGAGGAACTGGTCGAGGGCCTCGTCGCCGCACTGGAAGCCGGGGCAAACTCGAACGGGCGCGAGGCCGTTCGCGACCTCGGCCTCGACGCGACGGCCGAACGACTCCACGGCGTGTACGAACGCGTCCTCGACGGACAGTCCTGA
- the metG gene encoding methionine--tRNA ligase has translation MSHEEFPTDNPAVVTVGLPYANGDLHVGHLRGYVTGDTVARALRRTGQQTAFVCGSDMHGTPIAVNAAEEGVSPEEFAMEYHEEYAETFPQFNVEFDNYGHTHDETNVETTREFVRSWIDGDHVVEKEIQVAYDPDADQWLPDRLVEGTCPYCGEHARGDECDEGCQRHLEPGEVEDPVSTLTGNPAEYREREHKFLRLSDFQDYLQDFIDRVEGTDNAKNQPREWIEGELQDLCITRDMDWGIDYPGEDGEAEDLVLYVWVDAPIEYVSSTKQYTERVGKDEYDWEDVWTVEDESELTGADNGEIVHVIGRDIIQHHAVFWPAMLRGAGYNEPRAILATGFVGIDGKALSTSRNRAVWADEYLEEGFHPDLFRYYMIDGSGMETDVDFSWDRFAERVNGELVGNLGNFAYRSLLFAHRNFDGTPETDVSDDVRERIETAIDEFEAALNDYRIRDVGAAAVQLADFGNEYIQRNEPWKLTDEDPEEAAQVIRDCVQLAKACAVLMQPVMPGKAADLWDQLGEDGSVHETSLDAALDDPPAEFGEPDELFVKIEDERIEELNEKLQERVEEATEDGDDDDEAADADLEPLADERIGFEDFGDLDMRVGRIEVAEPIEGADDLARLEVDIGFETRQVVAGIKQLHDLDELPGERCVLLANMEKAELFGVESNGMILAAGDEADLLTTHGDAPLGSKVQ, from the coding sequence ATGAGTCACGAGGAGTTTCCCACCGACAATCCCGCGGTGGTGACGGTCGGGTTGCCCTACGCCAACGGCGACCTGCACGTCGGCCACCTCCGGGGCTACGTCACCGGCGACACGGTCGCCCGCGCGCTCCGACGCACCGGCCAGCAGACCGCCTTCGTCTGCGGTTCGGACATGCACGGGACGCCCATCGCCGTCAACGCCGCCGAGGAAGGCGTCTCCCCCGAGGAGTTCGCGATGGAGTACCACGAGGAGTACGCCGAGACCTTCCCGCAGTTCAACGTCGAGTTCGACAACTACGGCCACACCCACGACGAGACGAACGTCGAGACGACCCGGGAGTTCGTCCGCTCGTGGATCGACGGCGATCACGTCGTCGAGAAGGAGATCCAGGTCGCCTACGACCCCGACGCCGACCAGTGGCTTCCCGACCGCCTCGTCGAGGGGACCTGTCCCTACTGCGGCGAGCACGCCCGCGGCGACGAGTGCGACGAAGGCTGTCAGCGCCACCTCGAACCCGGCGAGGTCGAGGACCCCGTCTCCACGCTCACCGGCAACCCCGCCGAGTACCGCGAGCGCGAGCACAAGTTCCTGCGCCTCTCGGACTTCCAGGACTACCTGCAGGACTTCATCGACCGCGTCGAGGGCACCGACAACGCGAAGAATCAGCCCCGCGAGTGGATCGAGGGCGAGTTGCAGGACCTCTGTATCACCCGCGATATGGACTGGGGGATCGATTATCCGGGCGAAGATGGGGAAGCCGAAGATCTGGTCCTCTACGTCTGGGTCGACGCACCCATCGAGTACGTCTCCTCGACCAAGCAGTACACCGAACGCGTGGGGAAAGACGAATACGACTGGGAAGACGTCTGGACAGTCGAGGACGAGTCCGAGTTGACCGGCGCGGACAACGGTGAGATCGTCCACGTGATCGGCCGGGACATCATCCAGCACCACGCCGTCTTCTGGCCGGCCATGCTGCGCGGGGCGGGCTACAACGAACCCCGCGCGATCCTGGCGACCGGCTTCGTCGGCATCGACGGGAAGGCCCTCTCGACCTCACGGAATCGCGCCGTCTGGGCCGACGAGTATCTGGAGGAAGGGTTCCACCCCGACCTGTTCCGCTACTACATGATCGACGGGAGCGGGATGGAGACCGACGTGGACTTCTCCTGGGACCGCTTCGCCGAGCGGGTCAACGGCGAGCTCGTGGGGAACCTCGGCAACTTCGCGTACCGATCTCTCCTCTTCGCCCACCGCAACTTCGACGGCACGCCCGAGACCGATGTCAGCGACGACGTGCGCGAGCGGATCGAGACCGCCATCGACGAGTTCGAGGCCGCGCTCAACGACTACCGGATCCGGGACGTGGGCGCGGCCGCCGTCCAGTTGGCCGACTTCGGCAACGAGTACATCCAGCGCAACGAGCCCTGGAAGCTCACCGACGAGGACCCCGAGGAAGCCGCCCAGGTCATCCGGGACTGCGTCCAGCTGGCGAAGGCCTGTGCCGTGCTGATGCAGCCGGTCATGCCCGGCAAGGCCGCCGACCTCTGGGACCAGCTCGGCGAGGACGGGTCGGTCCACGAGACGAGTCTGGACGCGGCTCTCGACGACCCGCCCGCCGAGTTCGGCGAACCCGACGAACTGTTCGTTAAGATCGAAGACGAGCGCATCGAGGAACTGAACGAGAAACTGCAGGAACGCGTCGAGGAAGCCACCGAGGACGGCGACGATGACGACGAAGCCGCCGACGCCGACCTCGAACCGCTGGCCGACGAGCGGATCGGCTTCGAGGACTTCGGCGATCTCGACATGCGCGTCGGGCGGATCGAGGTGGCCGAGCCCATCGAGGGCGCGGACGACCTCGCGCGCCTGGAGGTCGACATCGGGTTCGAGACCAGACAGGTGGTCGCCGGCATCAAGCAACTCCACGACCTCGACGAACTCCCCGGCGAGCGGTGTGTCCTGCTGGCGAACATGGAGAAAGCGGAACTGTTCGGCGTCGAGTCCAACGGAATGATCCTCGCGGCCGGCGACGAGGCGGACCTGCTGACGACCCACGGCGACGCGCCGCTGGGGTCGAAGGTCCAGTAG
- a CDS encoding YqaA family protein — MTLAVLEWFLQFEVVEGAVRTATGPAGLGIIATYSFLIAFVLPLPSEVVLATPLNLGLPYWAELGLIVLVSGLGKAAGSVFAFHIGQEAKESGPVIRFLRRSRFDVVEWSESKTVQIAQKWGYVGLGLALCVPGFPDTISIYAFTVLEEDYGKFALATFAGSVGRLLVTISFGVAAFAII; from the coding sequence GTGACGCTTGCGGTCCTGGAGTGGTTCCTCCAGTTCGAGGTCGTCGAGGGAGCGGTCCGGACAGCCACCGGTCCCGCGGGACTGGGAATCATCGCCACCTACTCGTTTCTGATCGCGTTCGTCCTCCCGCTCCCCAGCGAGGTCGTCCTCGCGACGCCGCTCAACCTCGGACTTCCGTACTGGGCCGAACTGGGACTCATCGTCCTCGTCAGCGGCCTCGGGAAAGCGGCCGGGAGCGTCTTCGCCTTCCACATCGGCCAGGAGGCCAAGGAGTCCGGTCCGGTGATCCGGTTCCTGCGCCGGTCGCGGTTCGACGTGGTGGAGTGGTCCGAGAGCAAGACCGTCCAGATCGCCCAGAAGTGGGGGTACGTCGGACTGGGTCTCGCGCTCTGTGTCCCCGGCTTCCCCGATACCATCTCGATCTACGCCTTTACCGTTCTCGAAGAGGATTACGGCAAGTTCGCGCTGGCGACGTTCGCCGGGAGCGTGGGCCGACTGCTCGTGACCATCTCCTTTGGCGTGGCCGCGTTCGCGATCATCTAA
- a CDS encoding ATP-grasp domain-containing protein: MGRALVLSGETRHGLVAIRELARADVSVTAGSSSSISPARVSCYTDRFVRYPDPREDAARFVTTLTTELADRDYELLLPISGETVAPVVEHREVFEEYATVPFPRSDRFRVCNDKFRTMQAASEAGITCPRTVRPDEVGIDGAVEALEFPVIVKPQTGRSRNGVSLCESREELETAVERTRAAHGPVVVQSFVPNGGERGVYTIYDTDGELQGVTVQQRLRSNHPDGGPSTLRETVDDPALVAQTDRLLSALDWEGVAMAEYRIDAETGEPHLIEINPRLWGSLRLTIAAGVNVPVMLYRMASGESPEPALDYERGVRAHWVFGDAYQVLARENRLAAAATFCRTLARRYRRDILSVDDPLPAVAYGFGGLWRQLRT, from the coding sequence ATGGGGAGAGCACTGGTGTTGAGCGGCGAAACGCGTCACGGGCTGGTCGCGATCCGCGAACTCGCACGGGCGGACGTCTCCGTGACCGCGGGGAGTTCGTCGTCCATCTCACCGGCACGAGTCTCCTGCTACACCGACCGGTTCGTGCGGTATCCCGATCCACGCGAGGACGCCGCGAGGTTCGTCACGACGCTCACGACCGAACTCGCGGATCGGGACTACGAGCTGTTGTTGCCGATCAGCGGCGAGACCGTCGCCCCGGTCGTCGAACACCGCGAGGTCTTCGAGGAGTACGCGACCGTCCCGTTCCCCCGGTCGGATCGGTTTCGCGTCTGCAACGACAAGTTCCGGACGATGCAGGCCGCGTCCGAAGCGGGCATCACCTGTCCGCGAACGGTCCGCCCGGACGAGGTCGGTATCGACGGTGCGGTAGAGGCGCTCGAATTTCCGGTGATCGTCAAGCCCCAGACGGGGCGGAGCCGCAACGGTGTCAGTCTCTGTGAGTCCCGCGAGGAACTCGAAACGGCCGTCGAGCGGACGCGTGCCGCACACGGACCGGTCGTCGTTCAGTCGTTCGTCCCGAACGGGGGCGAGCGGGGCGTCTACACGATCTACGACACGGACGGCGAACTTCAGGGGGTGACGGTCCAGCAGCGGCTCCGGTCGAACCACCCCGACGGCGGCCCGAGCACGCTCCGGGAGACGGTGGACGACCCCGCCCTCGTCGCGCAGACGGATCGACTGCTGTCCGCGCTGGACTGGGAAGGGGTCGCCATGGCCGAGTATCGGATCGACGCCGAGACGGGCGAGCCCCACCTCATCGAGATCAACCCGCGACTGTGGGGCAGTCTCCGGCTGACCATCGCCGCAGGTGTGAACGTGCCCGTGATGTTGTATCGGATGGCCAGCGGGGAGTCCCCGGAGCCGGCGCTGGACTACGAACGCGGCGTCAGGGCCCACTGGGTGTTCGGCGACGCCTATCAGGTGCTGGCGCGCGAGAATCGGCTGGCCGCCGCGGCGACGTTCTGCCGGACGCTTGCGCGTAGGTACAGGCGGGACATCCTCTCGGTCGACGACCCGTTGCCGGCGGTGGCTTACGGGTTCGGCGGGCTCTGGCGACAGCTTCGAACCTGA
- the mfnA gene encoding tyrosine decarboxylase MfnA — translation MQRVEPQDFSRVLSSMCTKPHPAAREAAEEFLATNPGDPGTYETVSELETEAVDTLGTITGLPNPAGYVTSGGTEANIQAVRIARNRAETDRPNMVAPESAHFSFNKAADILNVELRTTPTDDDHRADPDAMAQVIDEDTVLVAGVAGSTEYGRVDPIPAIADLANEVDALCHVDAAWGGFVLPFTDHRWHFGHADIDTMTIDPHKMGQAAIPSGGLVTHSKSLLDELAVETPYLESKSQATLTGTRSGAGVASAVAAMDALWPVGYREQYHESMENAEWLADRLAARGHDVVDPELPIVAADMSMPVTEDLRQRGWRVTKTGAGEMRVVCMPHVTRSMLRSFVAELDWF, via the coding sequence ATGCAGCGGGTCGAACCGCAGGACTTCAGCCGCGTGCTCTCCTCGATGTGCACCAAGCCACATCCAGCGGCTCGCGAGGCCGCCGAGGAGTTCCTCGCGACGAACCCGGGCGATCCGGGCACCTACGAGACGGTCTCGGAACTGGAGACGGAGGCCGTCGACACACTCGGGACGATCACCGGCCTCCCGAACCCCGCGGGGTACGTCACCTCCGGCGGGACCGAAGCCAACATCCAGGCGGTTCGGATCGCCCGCAACCGGGCCGAGACCGACCGCCCGAACATGGTCGCGCCCGAGAGCGCCCACTTCTCGTTCAACAAGGCCGCCGACATCCTCAACGTCGAGTTGCGGACGACGCCGACCGACGACGACCACCGGGCCGACCCCGACGCGATGGCACAGGTGATCGACGAGGACACCGTGCTCGTGGCCGGCGTCGCCGGCTCCACCGAGTACGGCCGGGTCGACCCCATCCCAGCCATCGCGGACCTCGCGAACGAGGTCGACGCGCTCTGTCACGTCGACGCCGCCTGGGGCGGGTTCGTCCTCCCCTTCACCGACCACCGGTGGCACTTCGGGCACGCGGACATCGACACGATGACTATCGACCCGCACAAGATGGGGCAGGCCGCGATCCCCTCCGGTGGACTGGTCACCCACTCGAAGTCACTGCTCGACGAACTCGCCGTCGAGACGCCGTATCTGGAGTCGAAATCGCAGGCGACGCTGACCGGCACCCGGAGCGGGGCGGGCGTGGCCAGCGCCGTCGCCGCGATGGATGCGCTGTGGCCCGTCGGCTACCGCGAGCAGTACCACGAGTCGATGGAGAACGCGGAGTGGCTGGCCGACCGACTGGCCGCCCGGGGCCACGACGTGGTCGACCCGGAACTGCCGATCGTCGCCGCCGACATGTCGATGCCCGTCACGGAGGACCTGCGACAGCGGGGCTGGCGGGTCACCAAGACCGGTGCGGGCGAGATGCGCGTGGTCTGTATGCCCCACGTCACCCGCTCGATGTTGCGGTCGTTCGTGGCCGAACTCGACTGGTTCTGA
- a CDS encoding winged helix-turn-helix domain-containing protein yields the protein MTVDADSDVDAIATLLADDCARTILEATAADALSAEELSDRCGVSEPTIYRRLADLRAHDLVTEQTRADEDGHHYKVYTASLDRVVVELSADGLTIRLSRRDRMADRFTQFVEDLR from the coding sequence GTGACTGTGGATGCAGACAGCGATGTCGACGCCATCGCGACGCTTTTGGCCGACGACTGCGCGCGGACGATCCTCGAAGCGACCGCCGCGGACGCCCTGTCGGCCGAGGAACTCAGCGACCGCTGTGGCGTCTCCGAGCCGACCATCTACAGGCGACTGGCGGATCTCCGGGCACACGATCTGGTCACCGAGCAGACCCGGGCCGACGAGGACGGTCACCACTACAAGGTTTACACCGCCAGCCTCGACCGCGTCGTCGTCGAGCTCTCGGCCGACGGACTCACCATCCGCCTCTCCCGACGGGACCGCATGGCCGACCGCTTCACCCAGTTCGTGGAGGACCTCAGATGA
- a CDS encoding PhzF family phenazine biosynthesis protein, which produces MDTRQALLVDAFTDEPLAGNPAGVVPDGDGLDEEQMGAIASELGASETVFLRSSEEADRAVRYFTPETEVDMCGHATIASHAYLYERDEIDAGEHTLETQAGVLDIEVTEDGGVWMTQNQPEIRRVDLDYDRVADAIGVDVAALEDVGADLPLARATTGLPFLVIPVNFLEHLSNLDPDMAAIAELSREVDTAGVYAFTFDTLEEESTLHGRMFAPKAGVPEDPVTGTASGAVGAYLREFDAFDDLPEEMAFEQGHFVDRPGTVYVRVGAEVEVGGWAVTAMDGDLVVPETEDDDIIEA; this is translated from the coding sequence ATGGACACGCGACAGGCGCTTCTGGTCGACGCGTTCACCGACGAGCCGCTCGCGGGCAACCCCGCGGGCGTCGTACCCGACGGCGACGGCCTCGACGAGGAACAGATGGGGGCCATCGCGTCGGAACTCGGCGCGAGCGAGACCGTCTTCCTTCGATCCTCCGAGGAAGCAGACCGGGCGGTCCGCTACTTCACGCCCGAGACCGAGGTCGACATGTGCGGCCACGCGACCATCGCCAGCCACGCCTACCTCTACGAGCGCGACGAGATCGACGCCGGCGAGCACACCCTGGAAACGCAGGCCGGCGTGCTCGACATCGAAGTCACCGAGGACGGCGGCGTCTGGATGACCCAGAATCAGCCCGAGATCCGGCGGGTCGATCTGGACTACGACCGGGTGGCCGACGCCATCGGCGTCGACGTGGCGGCACTGGAGGACGTGGGCGCGGACCTGCCGCTCGCGCGCGCCACGACGGGCCTGCCCTTCCTCGTGATCCCGGTGAACTTCCTCGAACACCTCAGTAACCTCGACCCGGACATGGCGGCGATCGCCGAGTTGAGTCGGGAGGTGGACACCGCCGGCGTCTACGCGTTCACCTTCGACACGCTGGAGGAGGAGTCGACGCTCCATGGGCGAATGTTCGCGCCGAAGGCCGGTGTGCCCGAGGACCCGGTGACCGGGACCGCCAGCGGTGCGGTCGGGGCCTACCTGCGGGAGTTCGACGCCTTCGACGACCTGCCCGAGGAGATGGCCTTCGAACAGGGGCATTTCGTCGACCGGCCGGGGACGGTGTACGTCCGGGTCGGCGCGGAGGTCGAGGTCGGCGGGTGGGCAGTGACCGCGATGGACGGTGATCTGGTGGTGCCCGAGACCGAGGACGACGATATCATCGAGGCCTGA
- the ppsA gene encoding pyruvate, water dikinase yields MAVLWLDEIGADDLESVGGKAASLGELTAAGLPVPPGFVVTAGTYRRFIEETGIDEELFEAVDVDAEDSKALAEAEARAEELILETEMPEDLREEILASYEEIGEDEAFVAVRSSATAEDLPDASFAGQQETFLNVTGEDLLDRVKRCWASLFTQRATYYRQEQGFAHDKVDIAVVVQQMVAAEKSGVMFTSHPSTGEKKVIIEAAWGLGEGVVSGSVTPDNYVIDRADGAVTDVEVADKKTMYAKDPETGETNERPVPEEQRNERVLDEAELDRLVELGERVEDHYDTPQDVEWAIFEGDVYMLQSRPITTISEDGESAATADGSGAAAAQEEEDVLLSGLGASPGIASGAVRIVDKLDQLDKVGEGDIIVTEMTTPDMVPAMKRAAGIVTSEGGMTSHAAIVARELGAPAVVGTGGATDALEDDQLVTLDGDKGTIREGRQAEEETEPVEEVRPQAPVKPMTATEVKVNVSIPEAAERAAATGADGVGLLRIEHMILSTNKTPERYIEDHGEDAYIQEIVDGVRGVADEFYPRPVRVRTLDAPTDEFRQLEGGSDEPEEHNPMLGYRGIRRSLDRPDVFKHELEAFKQLFEMGYDNVEIMFPLVNDAEDVLQAKALLEEVGIDPEKRSWGVMIETPAAALGVEEMADAGIDFASFGTNDLTQYTLAVDRNNGNVADRFDELHPAVLDLISQTIETCREHDVNTSICGQAGSKPRMVQHLVNEGATSISANIDAVRDVQHEVKRVEQKLLLDSVR; encoded by the coding sequence ATGGCTGTACTCTGGCTGGACGAAATCGGGGCAGACGACCTCGAGTCGGTCGGCGGGAAGGCGGCCTCGCTAGGGGAGCTCACGGCCGCAGGCCTGCCGGTTCCCCCGGGGTTCGTCGTGACAGCGGGAACCTACCGACGATTCATCGAGGAGACAGGTATCGACGAGGAACTGTTCGAGGCGGTCGACGTGGACGCCGAGGACTCGAAGGCGCTGGCCGAAGCCGAGGCCCGCGCAGAGGAACTCATCCTGGAGACGGAGATGCCCGAGGACCTCCGCGAGGAGATCCTGGCCTCCTACGAGGAGATCGGCGAGGACGAGGCGTTCGTCGCGGTCCGGTCGTCGGCGACGGCCGAGGACCTGCCCGACGCCTCCTTCGCCGGCCAGCAGGAGACGTTCCTGAACGTCACCGGTGAGGACCTCCTGGATCGGGTCAAGCGCTGCTGGGCCTCCCTCTTTACCCAGCGGGCGACCTACTATCGCCAGGAGCAGGGCTTCGCCCACGACAAGGTCGACATCGCGGTCGTCGTCCAGCAGATGGTCGCCGCCGAGAAGTCGGGCGTGATGTTCACGTCCCACCCCTCGACCGGCGAGAAGAAAGTCATCATCGAGGCCGCCTGGGGTCTGGGCGAGGGCGTCGTCTCCGGGTCGGTCACGCCGGACAACTACGTGATCGACCGGGCGGACGGCGCGGTGACCGACGTCGAGGTCGCCGACAAGAAGACGATGTACGCCAAGGATCCCGAGACCGGCGAGACCAACGAGCGGCCCGTCCCCGAGGAGCAACGCAACGAGCGCGTCCTCGACGAGGCCGAACTCGACCGGCTCGTGGAACTCGGCGAACGCGTCGAGGACCACTACGACACCCCACAGGACGTGGAGTGGGCCATCTTCGAGGGCGACGTGTACATGCTCCAGTCCCGTCCCATCACGACCATCTCGGAGGACGGGGAGTCGGCCGCGACCGCCGACGGCTCCGGCGCGGCGGCCGCGCAGGAAGAGGAGGACGTCCTTCTCTCGGGCCTCGGTGCGAGCCCGGGCATCGCCTCGGGCGCTGTGCGCATCGTCGACAAGCTCGATCAGCTCGACAAGGTCGGCGAGGGCGACATCATCGTCACCGAGATGACGACGCCGGACATGGTGCCGGCGATGAAACGGGCCGCCGGCATCGTCACCAGCGAGGGCGGGATGACCTCCCACGCCGCCATCGTCGCGCGCGAACTCGGCGCGCCCGCCGTCGTCGGGACCGGTGGGGCGACCGACGCGCTCGAAGACGATCAGCTGGTCACCCTGGACGGTGACAAGGGGACCATCCGCGAGGGCCGGCAGGCCGAAGAGGAGACCGAACCCGTCGAGGAGGTCCGCCCGCAGGCCCCCGTCAAGCCCATGACGGCGACGGAGGTCAAGGTCAACGTCTCGATCCCGGAGGCAGCCGAGCGCGCGGCCGCGACCGGTGCGGACGGCGTCGGCCTACTCCGGATCGAGCACATGATCCTCTCGACGAACAAGACGCCCGAGCGCTACATCGAGGACCACGGCGAGGACGCCTACATCCAGGAGATCGTCGACGGCGTCCGCGGGGTCGCAGACGAGTTCTACCCGCGACCCGTCCGGGTCCGGACGCTCGACGCCCCGACCGACGAGTTCCGCCAGCTCGAAGGCGGCTCCGACGAGCCGGAGGAACACAATCCGATGCTCGGCTACCGGGGCATCCGCCGCAGCCTCGACCGCCCCGACGTGTTCAAACACGAACTCGAGGCGTTCAAACAGCTGTTCGAGATGGGCTACGACAACGTCGAGATCATGTTCCCGCTGGTCAACGACGCCGAGGACGTGCTGCAGGCCAAAGCCCTGCTGGAGGAGGTCGGGATCGACCCCGAGAAACGCTCCTGGGGCGTGATGATCGAGACGCCCGCCGCCGCGCTGGGCGTCGAGGAGATGGCCGACGCGGGCATCGACTTCGCCTCGTTCGGCACGAACGACCTCACCCAGTACACGCTGGCGGTCGACCGCAACAACGGGAACGTCGCCGACCGGTTCGACGAACTCCACCCCGCCGTCCTCGATCTCATCAGCCAGACCATCGAGACCTGCCGTGAACACGACGTGAACACCTCGATCTGTGGCCAGGCCGGCTCGAAGCCCCGGATGGTTCAGCACCTCGTCAACGAGGGTGCGACCTCCATCTCGGCCAACATCGACGCCGTCCGCGACGTCCAGCACGAGGTCAAACGCGTCGAGCAGAAACTCCTGCTCGACTCGGTGCGCTAG
- a CDS encoding SDR family oxidoreductase, giving the protein MVRDSLDGDTAVITGASAGIGRATAHALAREGANVVLAARREDRLDEVATTVREEYGTAAQVVPTDVTDEDAVAALIEATVEEFGGLDLLVNNAGLARGSEVEEMSTDQYRTMMAVNCDGMFFATKAALPHLREGSGTIVYLGSFAGKFPRPFNPVYAATKFWTRGFAKSVSAQVGGDDVAVTVINPSEVRTEFGSEYGESFAERFDEGEVSEPEEIAAAIVFAAERSPSMASEIDLYRRDKFELFGTM; this is encoded by the coding sequence ATGGTACGAGACTCACTCGACGGTGACACGGCGGTGATCACCGGCGCGAGCGCGGGCATCGGCCGCGCCACCGCACACGCGCTCGCCCGCGAGGGCGCGAACGTCGTCCTCGCGGCCCGACGGGAGGACCGGCTCGACGAGGTCGCGACCACCGTCCGCGAGGAGTACGGCACCGCGGCACAGGTCGTGCCGACCGACGTGACCGACGAGGACGCCGTGGCGGCGCTGATCGAGGCGACCGTCGAGGAGTTCGGGGGGCTCGATCTGCTCGTGAACAACGCCGGGCTCGCGCGGGGCTCCGAAGTCGAGGAGATGTCGACCGACCAGTACCGGACGATGATGGCCGTCAACTGCGACGGCATGTTCTTCGCGACGAAGGCCGCGCTGCCGCACCTCCGGGAGGGAAGCGGGACCATCGTCTACCTCGGGAGTTTCGCGGGCAAGTTCCCCCGGCCGTTCAACCCGGTCTACGCCGCGACGAAGTTCTGGACCCGCGGGTTCGCAAAGAGCGTCTCCGCGCAGGTCGGCGGCGACGACGTGGCCGTCACGGTGATCAACCCCTCCGAGGTGCGGACCGAGTTCGGCTCCGAGTACGGCGAGTCCTTCGCCGAGCGCTTCGACGAGGGCGAGGTGAGCGAACCCGAGGAGATCGCCGCGGCGATCGTCTTCGCCGCCGAGCGCTCGCCCTCGATGGCCAGCGAGATCGACCTCTACCGGCGGGACAAGTTCGAACTGTTCGGGACGATGTAG